The genomic segment tggcttgccagttcctactccagctGGATCgcgtttagttagaactctccactatgacatgtccatcttgggtgtccctgcatggaatagcccacagcttctctgaattactcaagccccttcgccacaacaaggcaacaatccgtgaaggggagttCATTTATACTACACTATTATCCTTCATACAAATGTACACCAATAGAAACACAAATGATAACATAATTTCAAGTAGCAATCTTTCCAGTCCAGTCTTATGAGCTTCCAAAGCACGTGAAAGTAGGATAATGAGCTAATTAAGAGCCTCAATAGTTTTACTACCTAAGATACTCCTTGCGTATCAAAACTACAGGAAAATATTTAGCTTAGGTGACACCATGAAAACTTTGCATTGCCCCTAGGTGGTTGGATATAGGGATATGGTAGAAGTACATGGTGACGTTGGTCAGCATTTAATTCATAAAACCAGAGTCTATATTTTATCTATCAAAGCTGTTCACAACAAGACAAAAACTAGTATCAGTCCCATAAGAAAAGCAGCACAGATACAagcatatgtacacacacagagaaagagagcattATAGACCTTACTATGGTAATGTTATCATATAATGCCTATCTTATTATCCCACCCTCCTCATGAAACCAAGAAGTCTTGACATCAAGTTCTATAAATaccttcaacacacacacatttaagaaGCACCACCAGGTCAAGACATAGGGAAATATCTCATAATCtccaagaagaaaacagaatatgGCCATAATGGCAGTGTTTAGGAAGGATGGGCCAAGCAAAAAGAGATGCCCAGCAATGCCACAAGAAATGAGAATGGCACAGCATGGCAACAAACCAGGAAGGAGAACTGGGTGTTGATGAGGATCTTGCATCAACACTGCACATCACAGCAGCCAGTAACAGTAATCCCAGCCAAGATTGGACCTAAACAATTAACTGGATTGCAACCCCCAGAAAATAGTGGGATTTATATGTAAACAGAATAGTGCCACAGAGTGCACAGCACAAAGGAAATAAAGAGTTAACAAAGATGGTCATAACCTGACCCCAACAGAAAATGAACACTTTTTCTCATGTATACATCAAAGAGAAATTGTGGCAGAGtactcacacacaaaaacaaccaATAACAATGAGATGCAAATTTTCAGGAATACAGAAAGAGCACAGTTCTCAATTCCACTATCTAATTGATGGATGAGCACAGGATATATAATAGTTTGTACAGCTGTGAGCAGAGGTTTGGTAGTAACAATGATTCTCAGGTCACAGATTATCAGACCACATATTGAAGTCAAAGCTTTGAAATAACACATACAGAAATAACCATGCATTCACCGTTACTAACATCTATAACAGGATTGACAAATTTTGCCCATACAGATTGTTTAGACTTCAAATCTCCCCCAAATCCCAGCCAGTACAATGGATTATAAAAGATGACGGAGGTGCAGCCCACACACCTCACAAACCAGATGCTTCTCACCCCAGATTTATAGGGTAGAAGACTTTGAATTTTGACTATGCTTCAGAACTGTTCTGAAACAAATAGCCTGAGAACCATCTCATGAGATGATTCCATACATGTGTGTTTCATAGGTGGGTTGATTTACCCATGCATGTGTACCCTCTGCAGCTGCATGTGTGAACCAGTTATGCCAagaacattgtattttaattgttaccaGATGTTGAATTTCCATCTGTAATGTTAATGTGTGATGGCTTATTTGCATAGGCAAGCAATGTAATAATAAGGCAAGAGGCATGTAAGTGGTGTACATGTATGGGTAAGGCAGCCTCTAAAACCAAAATATCTCAATCTGCAaaatatccagccagcttaacTTTGACATAGCCAGAGTGAAAACACATTACCACTTATATAAATGTGTACCATTTTTCCTGAAAGCACAATGCAGTACGCACTACAGGTGAGAAAAGTACCTCAGAAGTATGTAATGTACTATGAATATGATAATGTGTGTCATGGGAAATCTCATCGATGCTGGCCAGGATGGCCCTATAAAAATTGCAAAGCAGCACCTCACATGGCCATTTCTCTTTcagaaatcagtaaaaaaaaagttatccatAACAGGGGTTACTTAACTTTCCTATTTAATCTGCCAAACTATTTCATCAAAGGACAATTTCAGTTACCAAATGGGTGCCTGAGCCCTCAAACTCAACCAGGAGCGTACTAACCCAAACCGAACACTATCTACCAAAGCTGAAATCCAAtatcattttgattttaaaaaggcaatcaaGCAGGGCAGCCCCTGTATATATGTACAGAATCACAAGGGATACGGAACACCCACCCTTGAACCCGCAGGGCTGCGATCATTGACAAACCCGGAGGGCAGAGCTACTCCGATGTCGTTTCTGCGACTCCTTTCATCTCTACACCCTCGGGTTCAACTCCGGCGTTCAAACCAAGGGCAGGAACCCACCCCTTCCTAGATGGGTCATGTAGTCGGTGCCAAAGCTCCACTCCACCTGCAGAGCCCATCGCGGGCGCCCAGCCTAACCTGCGGGGTCGTGTGGAATCACTGTGCaaagatccgggggggggggagtttaaacTTGTCTGTGTCGAGATCCGATTCCCCGCCCGCCGTGAAGCGGAGTGAAGTCAGTTCTCGATGACGACACCAGCTCCGCTCACCTGCGCGGAGAGCCCGCTCGCGAAGAGGCTTGGGCGCGGCGAGGGGTGGTAACGATGGGGGACAACCGCCCCGTCCGATTCCCACGTTCGTCTTGTCCGCTGCCGGGATGGCCGCGGCCTACCTTTTCCGGCTGCCGGGGCGCATGCGCACAGGAATCCAGGCAAAAGCCGCGGCGGCAGCATGGCTTCTCGGGCTAAGCGGAGGCGAGCGGGTGGCCCGCCCGATTGCCGGGAGGAGGAAGGCGGCGGGGAAGAGGAGTCAGACTCGGACCTGGAGAGCGACGAGGacgaggagggggaggaggagattaACGAGGTGAGTGAGGGGCCGCGGTTCCTTTCTGATCGCCTCCTCTCTGGAGTAACTTCAGTTTCTCCTCTAGGCCCTGTTTCCGGCTCCTTTCCCAAAAGGAGGGTTGCCCAGTTTGCCCATAATTTCTTGTCCCGGTGAAAAGGTCTCCTTTCTGTCGTCAAGCCTCTTTCCTATGCCCTTCTCGGGGGCGGGGATGTCGCTGGGAGATCCGTGGCACCTGGAGATCCACTCCAGGCTTCCCTTTCTCTATTTGAGAGGGTCTGATCCGTTTCTATCCCAGTTATAAAtttccctgtttttctttcttcgaGCCATTCTCTGCTCCGGAAAATCCACCTCCTTTCTCTAGAGCTGTTCAGTCTTAAGTTAAAAGacttaaataacaatttaaaatctaacCATGCCCACTAATCAAAGCAAATGCAGCATAATAAAGTGCAACAACATTTAGTGAGGTCAGTGGCAGCAGAAAAGCAAACTATAGAGCCTTCCGTTGTGTGAAGCTGTTTGAATACACTTttgatatttttgtctttttggctAGTGAACTCAGCTGGTTCACTAGCCTGTACAGAAGTGCTGGCCATTTATTTTAGGCCCCACTAAAATAAActtcaaggctgtatattgtcaccctgcttatttaacttatatgcagaatacatcatgcgaaacggtggactggaggaatcccaagccggaattaagattgctggaagaaatatcaaaaatctcagatattcagatgataccactctgatggcagaaagtgagaaggaactaaagaacctctcaatgagggtgaaagaggagagtgcaaaaaaaggtctgaagctcaacataaaaaaaaaaaaaaacaaagatcatggccactggtcccatcacctcctggcaaatagaaggggaagatatggaggcagtgacagattttagtttcttgggcttcatgatcactgcagagggtgacaggagccacgaaattaaaagatgcctgcttcttgggaggaaagcgatgacaaaccttgacagcatcttaaaaagcagagacatcaccttgccaacaaaagcccgaatagtcaaagctatggtttttcctgtcatgatgtagggaagtgagagctggaccaaaaagaaagcagaccgccgaagaatcgatgcctttgaattgtggtgctgaagaaggctcttgagagtcccttcgactgcaaggagaacaaacctatcaattctaaaggaaatcaatgctgagtgcacactggaaggacagatcctgaagctgaggctccagtactttggccatctcataagagaagactccttggaaaagaccttgatgttaggaaagtgtgacggcaagaggagaagaggacaacagaggatgagatggctggacagtgtctgcgaagcgaccaacattaatttgacacaactacaggaggcagtggaagataggagggcctggcgtgctctggtccatggagtcatgaagagtcggacacgactaaacggcaACGACGATCCGTTTCTATCCCAGTTATAAATttccctatttttctttcttcgaGCCATTCTCTGCTCCGGAAAATCCACCTCCTTTCTCTAGAGCTGTTCAGTCTTAAGTTAAAGGacttaaataacaatttaaaatcttaaccATGCCCACTAATCAAAGCGTCAATGCTAATATAAAAGCAGATGCAGGATAATAAAGCAACAACATTTAGTCAGGTCAGTGGCAGCAGAAGAGCAAACTGTAGAGCCTTCCGTTGTGTGAAGCTGTTTGAATACACTTTtgatatttttatctttttggagAGAAGATACTGAACTCAGCTGGTTCACTAGCCTGTACAGAAGTGCTGACCATTTATTTTAGGCCCCACTAAAATAAACTTGCAAAATGTTCTTAGTTTTTTACTTGGTCTCTCAAATTCAGCACCAACTTAGAAGCCCCTTAGAATCTGTGAATTCATGCCATCTCACTTTTTCATTTTCAGTAATATTAAGGGGGTGCGGAGGGGATGGAACTTCttgtttctgttatttaaaaaaattgaaaatcatAGATCTACTTAAGTTCAGTATATTTTCTACCTACCCTCACTGTCTCTGGTAAGCATCTATCTCATATGTCTTACAGTATATAACtcttaagactttttttttaaaaataattcatctgAAGTAAACTTGCAAAATTGTGTGTAATTTCTCTTCATTGTTTGTCCACAGGAAGTAAATATTGAATTTGAAGCACATGCAATATCTGATAATGataaaaatggaattaaaagatTGCTGCAACAGGTACAGCGTCTGATCTTCTAGCATTTGGTTATAGTTTTGTACattgaaatattattaaataagaTGATATATCGTGAATTACTGGGGTGGAATTCTTGCGAATTCATATGTATCCAAACCACTGAAGCACTCTGATTTACATGTTCTGATACCAAACCATCAAACTGGTGATTCATGCCCACGGCTGAACTAGGATATAGACAATACAAACTATCGGGAGTAGATACTTTACATTGTCTATATCCTAGTTCAACAGTCTTGCACAATTGACTGCTCATTATGTCAAAACAAAGGTGGACAACTTGTGcttttccaaatgttgttgggcTATATCCCACAAGTTCTCACCAACGTAGTCAGTAGTGAGGGACAAAAGACAATTGCAGTCAGCATCTACAAGGCCACCAGTTGCGCCTCTCCCATGTCACAGACATATTTCATTCCAGTGCTTGTGATTTCCCTGCACCTTGTCTTTGCTCTCCACTGGGATCACAGAAAATTAAATATACCTCAGCTTCAGCTTCTGTTTGCTTCTAAAGTTATTTTCTGTGTGCAGGTGGATTTTCAGGAGGAAATTGAGAAAGTACTCCTGATTAGGGATCCTGATGTTCTTTCTAAAGAAAAAGATGTCACAGATCCCAAGCATGGGATTCAAACAAAAGCATTCATGAAGTACATTGTTTGATCTTCCCTAGATAATCTTTCATGGGTTTTGCACAACTACAGATCATGATAATGCTGTAATCAAAATTCTATAAGAAAATACGACTGCATGTAAAGAGAAGTGACTGGTTTAATATTGTAGGAGCAGAAAATGTAAATGAATTCATGTCATAAGAAGAGGGGCTAAATGTGATGAACTTGAAACCTAAGCAAGTTGGGCCAGAATGTATGTGAATACTTTGTTTCCATGGATTTAATGCTATGTATGTCTTTAAGTGTCAGAGCTAGAATGTTATAATTACATTTGGCATATCATAAACAACAGAAGCATATTAAGTATTCTACAACAAAAAATGTACGCTGTTAATTTTACAGAgttcttctctcccctcctccagcTGTTTCTAAAGGCTCCTGTAAATACAGGTGAACTGACAGATATATTGATACAACAAAATCATATTGGGAGTGTTATCAAGGTGAGTTATCTTCTAATTGTCTTTCTTTAGTACATTGGTTTTTTTACAGTAGAATGGTGATAATTTGTAGCACATATCTATGGTGAGTTAGCAAGGTACACTCGCTATTTTCCCTAATATAGCCTTTGGGACTGAAGCACACATGCTGTATGCAGGCCAGGAGTGGGCAAGTTAGTGCCCTCTTATGTTTTTCTGATTCAAGTACCTATAATATCTGACTATTGGCTGTGCTATCTGGGGGCTTCTCAGTGCTGTAATCCAAAACACCTGAAGAACACTAGGCTGCTTGCTCTTAAGGGGGGCCATCTTAATAAAAAATGTAGACATAAATATTCTGAGGAACAATACAATGGCCTTCCTTTTTGCAGTTGCTGTAGCCGTAGCCTTAATCCTGCACTGGGAACATACTAATTGTtgcaaaacaaagaataaaaggTGGAAACACATTTTAGGGGTCAAAGAACTAGTTTGTAGTGGAGAACCTCTCAAACAACTCCTAGTCTAGTCCATTTTAATTTCTAAGGGAAATTGAAAACAGGTTGTTATTGATTAAAGGAAAACACAAAgtatacttgttttatttttccaaaaaaaaatataCCCTTATACTCTACCCTTCTAATTTTTAAGCAGTGGTTAAAGTGACTTgttatgtgtcattaagtcacctctgtcttatggcaaccctatagaatcacagaataactgagttagaagaggcttataaggccatcaagtgcaatcacctgctcagtgcagaaatccaaatcaaagcagatctgatagatgattgtctaattttctcttgagtgcatctcaccaccttccaaggtaattgattccattatcATAGGAATAAGTGGCTTCAAAGATGTTCTGACATTAATAGTCCTGCttatctcttgcaaactcaagattgTGGCTTACATTATGTTGGGTGGTGTACCTTacatgaatatttaaaaaaaaacaactactgtaacactaaaaagcattttaaagcagAAATAAATGGTAGCAAGTGTTTCTTAGTAGCCCTTAAAAAGGGCTGTTTTGTAAAATGTCCTCAATGCCACAGGGTCAGCACTTTCAGAAAAGCCAGCGTTTTAGCCAGGTGGTGAAAGACAAACAGAGAACTTACTAAACTTCCCTTGGGCATGGATTGGGAGTGGCCACAAGGAAGGCCTCCTCTAACATCTCAGCAGTCACCCGTCCTGGGATACAGAGCAAAACCTTTAATCATCTGGCCCGTGTGTGGTgagacaatctttcaagtatctaCTAATGTTTGTGCATCCttactttcattttctgaaaaacacacatacataataTGAAGAGCCATCCTCATCCTGCTTTAGGCATAGACTTATAACTCATCATACACAGTGTCCAGTAGGCACCTGGAACAAACACATAAGAAATATCCATTCATCTTAAGGAGGTAACCTGCTGCTTTGCTTTTATATTGCTTTTGTGTTATTCAGAGAGAGGGGATTCTTGCAAGATAACTAGAAAGTCAATTAATAGCAAGGAGGCCGAACCAAGATTTTGGTATATTTTACATAAGTAAAGAATGTAGTtgtggttttaccatttcaaGTAACTAGTAGAACAATAGGGTAAATTCATCACTGTTCTGAAGTAGACCAAGTTGACTGTGTTGCACATTCACTTGTTTAAGTGTACAGTAGTATATAGTTAAGTGgttccaggttttcttggactgcaactcccagaaatcccagccagcacagctggtggtgaaggtttctggggaatgcagtccaagaacacctgggttacccaatgttgggaatcactggtttagAAGAAAATTGATGAAGCACCTGTAGAATCACAAATGAACACTTGGTAGAAAATACTGTCTtcatttttacaaaaatattctAAAAGCTTGCTTTTTCAGGAACTGGGCTATCTCAGCATTTAACAGTATTCTTATCTATATTAGCTGACTTTTGAGCTGTAGAATAAGTGGTTAAGATTGAAGGTGGAGATGGTATTATTCATGTGAAATATGCTGCAAGAAGGCAGAAAAGTGCCATTTTATGTATGTTTACGTGGCCATAAGCTCCTCCGTGTTTAATATGATTTATATTTGGTTAAGCATGTAAACAATATTTTGTTGCACTTCCACTGAACAAAACATGATGCTAGCACAGGATCACGTCTAGCCATTGCATTTGTGAGTGCTGGATAGGTTTTCTTCACAGGGATCACCACTTGTACAAACGGTGCTGTCCCACATTACTTGCATGGCTGGGCTTTCTGTTCTGTATTCTTTCTGAAGAGTATAAATGGCTAGTGTGATTGAGAGCAATTTTATCACAATAATTATACGCCTTTCAGATACTGGTCCTATATCATATGTTGCTTTTTGAGGCATGGCCAGGAAAAATAGCATTTAACTCCTTTTATTAAGTAAAGGTGTTACTGAAGAAAATAAGTTCCTCTTGCTGATTATTTTGAtgactttaaatattttattgttcaGTTTGTTTTAGTGATGTTTGTTAGTCACCTTTAGCAGTATTTTTTACTGTAAAagcaagattaaaaataataacaataagtaAGACTGTGTGCTAGTCAGTTATGATACTAAAATTCTTTAGATGAGTAAAATTCTTCATAGACTGCTTAAGGGAAtaaatatctatttattttttcccctttatcttCTATTAAATAGCAGGCAGAAGTTTTAGAAGAaagtgatgatgaagatgatgatgagatTTTTGGCTTTATAAGCCTCTTAAACCTGACTGAAAGAAAGGTTAGTATTAGTAATGTGTTTCTGATAAAAGCATCATTAACCTATTTTGATAATCCAGAAGATGGGTCATTTCAAATATATGTGAGTTTACACATGAAattatattgcatttttatttatattattttaaaactgattatagtatttttaaaaaatataacttcTGCAACTTGAAATTCTTCTCATTAAGATATAATTTTGTTTGAAGATAAGAAGACTTAAGTTTGCTTGGAGTCTAAAGCAGTATGTTAAACAAAAGAAGTTGACCATATGCAGATAGTGTTAAGCGAAAACTACAaaagtgaggggggggagagaatgcttctaaaaatgtaaatagtcatgggctttttatttttgcaaagaaCTAATGGTTGAGTATAATTTGGTCTTGGAGTAAGTCTCTTAAATGAATTATGGCACTGTTTTCTTAATGACATCAATGTTGCTAATGTACATTAAACCTTCTGTGCCTAAGTAAAAGAGCTGTGCAAATCACTGTGATGAACAGAAGTTTATTTCAGTGAGGAAAGATTATGATGGTAATAGAATGATGTCATCAGTAAACTCAGTAGAACCAAGcattttttaattcttaaaatttgaaagtacagtatttattccCATTTGTAACAGCAAAACATAAGTACTGTGTATTGTTTACAAAGAACTGATCAGTAACACAAATAGATGCTCTTTTCTTGTTACCAGTAGCATATACATTTCCCGTTTGGGTTATATTTTTGTTCAGGTTGGCagtactgtaatttttaaaaagcattttaaagagcatttatttGTCACTTTTATTTGTGCTAGTCAATTTATTCAGTGTGTTCATTCAtatagactgaaatcctgttgtgtaagttatGCCTGTGGAAGAGTGATGATGTCTCCAGCAGGGGATGATTTTCTGCAATAGAAAACTTCCCACGTCTATCTCATAGCTTTTCCAACTCTCGTGTAAACTCTTTTAGTACATGGTAGTTTTTGATTACCAAAAATCTCCCCTTGcatgttatgcaacaggatttcagccttttttgGTCAGTATGCATTACTCATGTGGCTGTTTTTGTGACTCTGAGCAGTAGTAGAAAGCAGATACTTGCTCATCATTTTATTCATCCTGTCAGTACCCCCCATGTCTTTTTCTAAGGattaactaattttttaaaaacaagtttctaCAAATTATTAGAAGGCACAGCAAGACATTGCCAAAAGTGCCATAAAACAATGCCCAGGAGCTTTTTCTTCTCAAGTTGACTAATGTAAATAATTATTctatattgcaaaaaaaaatctgtcctttGATTCCTAGGGTACTGAATGTGCTGAGCAAATTAAAGAGCTGATTTTAAGCCAGTGTGAGAAGAACTGTGAACAGAATGTGGTCGAACAGCTGGATAAGCTACTAAGTGACACTTCCAAGCCTGTGGGCTTACTGTTAAGTGAAAGATTCATTAATGTACCTCCCCAGATCGCTCTGCCCATGCACCAACAACTGCAGTAAGGACTTTCCAAGatcttttttaaattgcaattttTACCTTGGATGGCCTCTGTAACCTTATTTAAATGGAAATGTATAAAATGggaggataaaagaaaactgtagATATAAAGAACAGAACCTGGGAAGAAGAAACCAGCATTATAGTCTTGTCTTAAGTAGTAGCCTTTGGTACAAACATGTACTGTTTCACATAATATCAATTGATAGTTTTACTTATATGCGGTCGCTTTACAGAGACTGAAAATTATGCTTAAAATTATGCAAAAATGTATTGGGTCTAAACAGATGTGTTTTTAGACCAGTTTTGAGAGGTTATAAGTGGAACAgaattccctctttttttaaaaaaagtgtacatTTTCCTAACCATTAATATTTTGATGTAGTAACTTATTCTTTCTgactggaaggagagagagattctaGAAATTAATTTGAACATTTCTGAAACTTTGAATTATTTTTTGAAATCTTCACAACTTCACAATTTCTTTCCATTCCTCCTTTTGCTGTAAGTTAGTGAAAGTAACTTAGAAGcaactgaaaaaagatttttatttgttttctgttcttcatTCTGTTTCAACAAATTAGCTTCATTTCCTAGGGTAGGATAGGATGGAGAAAGACAATGTAGGATCTACCTTCCAGCAGTCGGAAGGACTCTACATTCAGAATGTGCCTCCACTAAATTGGAGGGGGATTCCATACCCATCCCAACTGTCATCCACAGTTTATCCTATTCGGCAGGGTCCCcatagcccagtggtccccaaccttttctgaactggtTGGGAGGGTGGGATCTGTGCGTGGAGGGGAGGGATGTGCTCACGCAGGGGAGGGGCACCCACAGGTGGGCGTGGGAGATCTGtctgcggcccggtcctgccatgaCCATGGACTGGCACCCCTTGGGGACCCCTGCCATAGCCTCTGTATAATACTCACAGAGCTCCCATGGGGCTGTTGTGGGGAGGAGTGGGTGGAAAATCTGCTTCTGCTAACCCAATTGCACTTGACTAAATCTGGTTCCAAGTGTGAACATGATGGAGAAACAGGTATTTCCTTACTTTTATGCTCCGTAATGATGTTCTGCCCAACAAAAAATTTGTGCTCAGAATGTTTTCTGCCCACCTTGCATAGAAGAGAAATATGCTGATGGGCTCATCTAAGAATTGCATCAGCACACAAGACAGCCCTGTGGTACTAATGCATTTCTCTTatggggagaaatgcagcatataaataaaactaataataataatgcacccAATATTTCAGAAATAGGCTGACAGTGTTTGATGCACTAGTGTGAGGATGGAGTACCATACAAACGCTTTACACTTGACCTTTATGCATTGCTCTGAACAGAGAATGAAGGAACTTTTCACGTGAACGTGTTTTTCTTTCTAGGAAAGAATTGATAGAAGCACAGAGAACAAACAAACCTTGTGGAAGATGCTACTACTATCTTTTAATTAGCAAAACCTTTACCGATAAGAAGAGTGGTGTTAAGAAAAAAGGAAGTAGTACCCACCAGAAAGAGGAGCTCATGTTTTCAAATGCTGAAGAGGAATTCTTTTATGAGGTCGGTTTGTGTCTTTCTTTGCTGAAAGTTCTTGGTACACTTTTACTTGCAGTAGGGGTCGTCCAAGTTTTGaggcctttttattttctttctagtgcAAAGTTGTGGTTGACATGTTCCTTTTCTAACACCTGAAGCCGTGGGTTACCAGATGTATGCTGGGTCCAAGTTATGGCATCATTAAGGATCTCACCCTCATTGTCATGGCTATTGTCTGTGCTAAGCAATTTGTTTTCACCTCGATCAACTTCtgtgcccaattcaaagtgctgtttatgatctataaagccctattGGTTTGGGTCTGTGCTATCTGAAGGACTAGATCTCTCCATATGAACCTTCCTGGCCCTTAAGATCTTTAACAAAGGGCTTCTCTCGGGCCCACTTCCATCACAGGAGCATTCAACAGAGATatagaagagggccttctctgtggatgCCCCCAGGTTGTGGAATTCTGTCTATGACGAGATTAAGTTGGCCTCTCCTTTTTATCCTTCCAATGACTGTTAAAAACCTGCTTCTTTAAGCATGCTTTTCAAAACTAAGATTGGGTTCCTCATGGGTGCTGGGTGTATGTTCCTTTTAAgggtatttttaaagttttaaatgtttagataaattttaaaattattgtatcCCATTATTGTAGCATTCGAAGACCCatgtcttcaggcaggcttttaataaccatTACTGAGTCTCTTGATCGTGgtttttctaattttgtttttaaagtatctAATGCTTTAATTACTTGATGGATTTTAAATTATTGTAGtgtaattgttttttaatctgtaattgattgtgtttttagtattgtgcattaattaattaatattttagcaTTTCAAGGCCTGATAGAGGAATATCATCTCAAGGTTAGTCCAAAACAACCAGcaactttttttggaaaaaaggcATATATGGAGAAGAAAGTCAGGGCAAAGAAAGGGAGGAATCTTATCACTTTCTCTCTGATCCCAACCAATACATCTGGAATATGAAGTACAAGTATTACTTCTACCATTGATT from the Pogona vitticeps strain Pit_001003342236 chromosome 3, PviZW2.1, whole genome shotgun sequence genome contains:
- the BCCIP gene encoding BRCA2 and CDKN1A-interacting protein — encoded protein: MASRAKRRRAGGPPDCREEEGGGEEESDSDLESDEDEEGEEEINEEVNIEFEAHAISDNDKNGIKRLLQQLFLKAPVNTGELTDILIQQNHIGSVIKQAEVLEESDDEDDDEIFGFISLLNLTERKGTECAEQIKELILSQCEKNCEQNVVEQLDKLLSDTSKPVGLLLSERFINVPPQIALPMHQQLQKELIEAQRTNKPCGRCYYYLLISKTFTDKKSGVKKKGSSTHQKEELMFSNAEEEFFYEKSLLKFSYSVEEESDSCLAGRWSFEDVPMKPLRTVMVIPSDRMDAIMDKLKEYLSV